A section of the Clostridia bacterium genome encodes:
- a CDS encoding chromosomal replication initiator protein DnaA, with the protein RQIVLSSDRPPKDIPTLEERLRSRFEWGLISDIQPPDLETRIAILRKKAQIDRLKVPDDVLLFIAERIDTNIRELEGALIRLVAYASLHQRTIDFDLAQDALKDILPQKKSRAITVRLIQDVVAEHFMIDLKDFKIRKRTRQVALARQVAMYLCRELTDLSLPRIGEEFGGRDHTTVLHAHEKISRELKTDPDLRQTIQHLRKRITG; encoded by the coding sequence GCGTCAGATCGTGCTCTCCAGCGACCGCCCGCCCAAGGACATTCCCACCCTTGAAGAGCGGCTCCGCTCGCGGTTCGAGTGGGGCCTGATCTCGGACATCCAACCGCCCGACCTGGAGACGCGGATCGCCATCCTGCGTAAGAAGGCGCAGATCGACCGCCTCAAGGTGCCGGACGACGTCCTGCTGTTCATCGCCGAGCGGATCGACACGAACATCCGCGAGCTCGAGGGTGCGCTCATCCGCCTCGTCGCCTACGCGAGCCTGCACCAGCGCACCATCGACTTCGACCTGGCGCAGGACGCCTTGAAGGACATCCTGCCGCAGAAGAAGAGCCGCGCGATCACCGTGCGCCTGATCCAGGACGTGGTGGCCGAGCACTTCATGATCGACCTAAAGGACTTCAAGATCCGCAAGCGAACACGGCAGGTGGCGCTGGCGCGCCAGGTCGCGATGTACCTGTGCCGCGAACTCACGGACCTGTCGCTGCCGCGCATCGGCGAGGAATTTGGCGGGCGCGACCACACCACGGTGCTCCACGCCCACGAGAAGATCAGCCGCGAGCTCAAGACCGACCCGGACTTGCGGCAGACGATCCAGCACCTTCGGAAACGGATCACGGGATGA